CAGCGACTCGGGCCTGATTCTCGCGCAGCCCAACACGCGCTACGTGCAGGACGCTTCGTACATCCGCCTGAAGAACCTCACCATCGACTACAACTTCCCCAAGGAGCTGGTCAACAAGATCGGCCTCCAGGCACTCAAGATCTATGTGTCGGGCGAGAACCTCCTGACCTTCTCACCGCTCAAGAAGTACGCGAAAAACTACGACCCGGAAGGTATCTACGCCGGCGATGCGGACTACGGAACCAACAAGTTCGGTAGCGACAACTTCGGCGACGGCGACGGTTATCCCGTCATGAAATCGTACACGATCGGTTTGAGCATAACTTTCTAAATTACGGACGACAATGAAAAAGATAACATATATTTTGCTTTCGGCCTGTTTCCTGCTCACGTCCTGCGAGGATTTCCTTAACAGGGATCCCGACGCCAAGGTCGGATCCGGGGATTATTTCACGGACGAAGGCTCCCTGCTGACCTATACCAACGGGTTCATCCAGAAATACACCCCCAGCGCAGCAGACCTGGGCTACGGCGACGGGTACTCGGACATCATGGCCACCGAAAAGTCGTTCACGTTCCTGACCAACGCCTCGTGGACACCCGACCTGCAGAGCGGCTGGTCGATCAGCAACTGGACGCCGATCTACAACATCAACTATTTCCTGGTGCACATGCGCGAGGCGAAGGGGCTCTCCGAAGCTACCTACAACCACTACGAAGGCACAGCCCGTTTCTGGCGCGCCTGGCAATACTTCGAGAAGGTCAAGACCTTCGGCGCCGTACCCTGGTACGACGAGCCGATCGACCCCGAGGACATGGTGGCACTCTACAAACCGCGCGACAGCCGCGAATACGTCATGGAGCGCGTGCTCGAAGACCTGGACTTCGCCTGCAAACATTGCTACACGTCGTCGGAATGGATCAACTGCGCCCGCATCAACCGGTACATCGCCCTGGCCTACAAGGCCCGCGTCTGCCTGTTCGAAGGCACCTACCGCAAATACCATTCGGTTGACCCGTCGACGGGCAAGGCGTGGGAAGACAAGCAGGCTTCGGAGAAATTCCTGCGCGAATGCGCCGAGGCATGTGAGGAATTGATGGCGGCCGGCGTATACAGCATCGTGAACAACCCCGCCAACGTCAAGACCCAGTACCGGGAACTCTTCACGCAGGAGGCCGTCAACACGACCGAGGTGATCTGGGCACGCCAGATGAGCGTCGGCATGACCACGTTCCACGACCTGACGTGGCGTTACACGTCGGGCAGCTACGGACAGCGCTGGTCGCTCGACCAGGATTTCGTGAAGACCTACCTCAACCTGGACGGTTCGCGCCACACGGCGACCGGCGAGGAGTTCACGACCGAAGTCGAAAACCGCGACTACCGTCTCTCGCAGAGCATCATCACGCCGGGCTACACGAAGCTGGTGGGCGGCGTTTCGACCGCGACACCCCCCGATTTCACGGTGACGCTGACCGGCTACCAGGTCATCAAGTTCAACATCGACGACAAGGCATACGAGTCGGCATCGGTTTCTTACAACTCGCTGCCCATCATGCGTTACGCCGAGGTACTGCTCAACTACGCCGAGGCAAAGGCCGAGCTGGGCGAATTCAGCGACGACATCTGGAACAAGACCATCAAACCGCTGCGTGAGCGCGCAGGCGTCGACGGTAAGCGCCCGACGTCGGCAGACCCCTATCTGCAACAGTACTACGGGCTGAGCGACAGCGACCTGCTGGAGATCCGCCGCGAGCGCGCCATCGAGTTGCTGCTGGAAGGGTTCCGTTACAATGACCTGATGCGCTGGCATGCGGGCGAGCTGCTGAACAAGCAGTGGTACGGCATCTACATCCCGGCCATGGATACCTCCTACGACCTCAACGGTGACGGCATCAACGACGTCTGCGTGATTTCGGGCGAAGCCGGCAACGAACCCGGCGTAACGTACATCGTACTCGACGACAGCAAATATTCGCTGGAGAACGGCACGACCGGACGTCTGCTCTATACCGTGGGCCGCAACTTCGAGGAGAAGCGCTACCTGCGCCCCATCCCCAAGACGGCGCTGAACATCAACCCCGACCTGGGACAAAACTACTACTGGAGATAAACAAGGAGGAAACGCGCCCCGGGCGGGATTTTCCCGGGGCGCGCATCCCGATATAAACCTTAATTCAGCATACAATGAAACGATACATATTTATCATCGCCGCACTCACCGCCCTGATCTTTACCGGGTGCTCGAATGACGACGACCGCCCGGTAAAGACCCCCATAGATCCGCTGACCGACATCTACGGAGTGGTGACCGACAACCAGGGGAACAGACTGCAGGGAATCGTCGTAAGCGACGGATATACCTGCACAGCCACCGACGAGAACGGCGTCTACCAGCTTACGGCCGGGGAATTCTCCTATCAGGTGTACCTTTCGATCCCCGCGGCATACGAAGTCCCCATGTCCGAAGGGCTGCCCTGCTTCTGGCAGAAACTGACCGAAGGACGCAAGCGCTACGACTTCACGCTGACCCCGCTGGCCGGAGGTGCCGAGAACGAGTTCAACCTCTTCTGCGTGGCCGACCCCCAGTGCCAGAACACGACCAACATCGCACGTTTCAACAACGAAACGGTACCCGACATCGCCGCGCAGGTCGCAGCTTCGACGCTGCCGTGTTACGGCATCACGTTGGGCGACATAGGCTGGAACACCGAGAATACGGACTACACGAACGACGTATTCCCGCTGATGAAAAAGGCCATGCAGATGGACAAGGTCGGGCTGCCGCTCTTCCAGCTGATGGGCAACCACGACAACAAGGTGATCGCCGTCAGCAAGAACGACTATACCGTGGCACACGACATCGCCGCACAGCGGAATTTCGAATACATCTTCGGCCCCGTAAATTATTCGTTCGACCGCGGCAACGTGCACATCGTCGCCATGGACAATATCATTTTCCCGAGCCACAAGGATTATTCGCTCGGATTCCGCGACGACCAGGTCGAGTGGCTCCGCCAGGATCTGAGTTATGTTTCGAAAGACAAAATGGTGATCTTCTGCGTACACATCCCCATGCGCGCCAGCAACAACCAGAACGTACAGGCGGTACTCGAACTGCTCAAGCCGTTCGCCGAGGTGCATATCATGTCGGGACACACGCACTATGCCGAGAACAACACCTACGACAGCCACTACGAACACGTGCACGGCGCAGCCTGCGGCGCATGGTGGCATTCGACGATCAATACCGACGGAACGCCCAACGGCTATGCGATCTACAAGGTCAAGGGCGCGACGATCGACAACTGGGTTTATAAGGCCACGGGCTTCGACCCCGATTTCCAGATACGCCTCTACCGCGGCAGCGACATCTTCATGGAAGGGTATACGCCTTCGTACCAGTTCTATTACAAGGGTGACGACCAGATCGTGGCCAACATCTGGAACGCCGACAAGGACTGGAAGATCGAAGTCTATGAAAACGGCACCAAGACCGGGGAAATGAAGCCCTACGAGAGCAATGCGACCAAACGCGACGCATGGGCATCAGGCTACCACTGCGGCGTACAGGGACGCGCCCCGGGCAACTACGACCGCACCAACACGAGCCACCTGTACTACTACACGCTCCAATCGTCCACGGCTTCGGTCGAAGTCCGCGCCACGGATAAATTCGGCCAGACTTACAGCCAGTCGAAATTCACTACGGGCCTTGCCGAGGATTTCCCGGTCGGCGAGTAGATTATTACGGAAAAATTCGTAACTTTGTGAATTGCGATTCAAAAGCAGAAACGAAATGAAACGACTGATCTCGATACTCGTCGCCCTGTCGGTCTGGGGCATTGCCTGCGCACAGCCCTCGGTACGCATTGCCCACGGGCCCTACCTGCAACAGGTCACCGACGACGGCTTCACCGTGGTATGGACGACGACCATGGACGCCGCGTCGTGGGTCGAAGTAGCCCCTGACGACGGATCGCATTTCTATGCCGCCGAGCGGCCGAAATATTACGATTCGCACATCGGCAAACGCCGCATAGGACGCCTGCACCGCGTACGCGTGGAGGGGCTGGCTCCGGGGACGACCTACCGTTACCGCATCATGCAGCAGGGCGTGCTCTGCGACCAAGGCAACAAGCGGGTAGTCCTGGGCGAAGGTTACGGGAGCGACATCCTCAAACACAAGCCCTATACGGCCACTACGCTCGACGGGCGGAAAGAAAAAACAGAATTCTGGGTCGTGAACGACATTCACGCCCAGGATTCGATCTTCCGGTTGCTGCTGGAAGGCGTCGGGAAGGCCAAACCCGATTTCGTCTGCTTCAACGGCGACATGCTCAGTTCGATGGAGTCCGAGAAACAGCTTTTCGAGGGTTATCTCAATTCGGCGGCCGAATTGCTGACACCCGCGGGAATCCCGATCTTCGCAACGCGCGGCAACCACGAGAACCGCGGCTCCTTCTCCCCGAGATTCCTCGACTACTTCCCGACCTCCACGGGCGAGGTATACTACACGTTCCGGCAGGGCCCGGCCTATTTCGTCGTGCTGGACTGCGGCGAGGACAAGCCCGACAGCGACATCCGCTACTACGGGTTGTCGACTACCGACGCCTACCGCGAACAGGAAGCCCGCTGGCTGAAGGGCGTGGTCGAAAGCGAGGAATACCGCTCGGCACCCCTGCACATCGTCGTGCTGCACATGATCCCGGGCGGGAAAAGCAGCTGGCACGGCGAACAGGAACTCCGCAGGCTGCTCGTACCGATCCTCAACGAAGCTTCGGTCGACATCATGCTATGCGGGCACTACCACCGCTACCAGTGGATCGACGACGGGAGCCGGGGCACGAACTTCCCGATCCTCGTAAATTCGAACCGGGACAAGCTCGTGGTGAAGGCCGACCGCAGGGGAATCGACATCGACGTCGTGAACACGGGCGGCGAGGTCATCAAACGCCACCGGATCGACAAGTAACCGCCTGAAAGGAAACAGAACAGGGACAAAGGCGCTTCCGGGCGCCTTTGCTCTTGGAACAAACCGCAGAGAACCAACAAAACGCAATATGAAAACATCCAGACTACTGACCGCCTTCGCCACCGCCGCCCTGCTGCTCGGATGCGCCCCGGGCGGGCAAAAGGCCGAAGGGCCCTACTACATCGACATCAAAGACCGCACACAGCTGCACGAGTGGTTCCGCTATTCGCCCGAGCGGCCGGTCGTCATCAGCGGCCACCGCGGCGGCATGGTGACGGGATTCCCCGAAAACTGCATCGAGTCGTTCGAGAAGACGCTCACGATGATGCCCTCGTTCTTCGAGATCGACCCGCGCATGACCAAAGACAGCGTGATCGTGCTGATGCACGACGCCACGATCGACCGTACCACGACCGGCACGGGCAAGGTTTCGGACTACACCTACGCGGAGTTGCAGCAGTTCTTCCTCAAGGATCGCGAAGGCAACGTCACGACCTACAAGATCCCCACCCTCGAGGAGTGCATCGCATGGAGCCAGGGCAAGACGATCCTCAACCTCGACATCAAGGACGTCCCGCTCGAAGTGATGTCGCAATTCATCAACCGCCTGGCACCGGCCAACGTGATGTATACCGTGCGCAACGCCAAACAGGCGCGCACGTACCTCGACCGCGACCCGCAGGCGATGTTCTCGTGCTGGTGCAAGAACATGAAGGAATTCAACGAATACGTCGGGGAGCGGATTCCCTGGTCGCAGGTGATGGCCTACGTCGGCACGATGATGCTGCCCGACCAGCAGGAGCTTTACGACAACCTGCACCGCAACGGCGTGATGTGCATGATCTCGCTCGCCCCGACGCACGACCGCAGGGCCACCGACGCGCAGAAGATACAGGGCTATGAACTCGAAATCCCGACGGGTTGCGACGTCATCGAAACCGACTACCCCTACTTATTCCAGAACCTCAATCTCAACCGCAAGTAAACAAATGGCTGCATTCGAAAAATACCGCTCGGTCTACACGCACGACGAACTGATGGAACACCTGCGCCGCATCCGGCACGTGGCGCTCGACATGGACGGCACGATCTACATGGGCATGTCGCTCTTTCCCTACACCAAGCCGTTCCTCGCGGGGCTCAAGGAGATGGGCATCGGCTATTCGTTCCTGACCAACAACCCGTCGAAGTCGATCGCCGACTACCTGCACAAACTCGACGTGCTGGGCATACGGGCGACACGCGACGAGATGTACACCACCGCACTGGCGACGATCGACTACATCAGGGAGCATTACCCTGCGGCCAAACGGCTTTTCCTGCTCGGCACGCCGAGCATGATCTCGGAATTCGAGGCCGCAGGTTTCGAATCGGCCGCAGATTCGGCGGACGACGTGCCGGACGTGGTGGTCGCGGCGTTCGACATGACGCTGCAGTATGACCGCCTGTGCCGCGCCGCATGGTGGGTGTCGCAGGGTGTACCCTACATCGCCACCAACCCCGACCGGGTATGCCCCACCGACCAGCCGACGGTACTGGTCGACTGCGGTTCCATTTGTGCTTGCATCGAACATGCCACGGGACGGCGGCCCGACATCACGCTCGGCAAACCCGATCCCAACATGCTCTCGGGCATACTCTCGCGCCACGGCCTGCAACCCGACCAGATCGCGATGGTCGGCGACCGCATCTACACCGACGTGGCGATGGCGCACAATGCCAAGGCCATGGGCGTGCTGGTGCTCTCGGGCGAAACGACGCTCGACGTGGCGGACAAGGCCGACCCGCAGCCGCACATCACGGCCGACAGCATCGAAGTGCTGGGCGCGCTGATCCGCGAAGCGCACAGCAAATAACCGGACGCAGCATGCCGTCCGGCTGACCGGCAGCACCGCACCGCCGCACCGGCATATCAGCGCTTGGGCGCACAAATGCCTGTCGGAAACAGCACTCCGAATAGGCGGAGGTTATACTCCTATCAGAAAAACCGGGCTCGCAAGGGCCCGGTTTTTTACGGTGTTCACCGGAAAAGCACTATCTTTGCAGAAGATAAGTTGCACCCGGGCAATTGGGAGCTTGCTCCCTTGCCGCCCGTTTGCACCATCATCGCGGCGATAGAGCCAGATAAACGAACGGTAAACCCTATGGAACACAATATCCTCATACCCCTGCTGCTGACGCTGGGCGCCGGACTGGCCACCGGCATCGGCAGCGCCATCGCTTTCTTTGCCCGCCGCACCAACAAGCGGCTGCTGTCGTTCTCGCTGGGCCTGTCGGGCGGCGTGATGATCTACGTATCGTTCGTCGAGCTGTTCCAGCAGGCGCACGCCACCCTCTCGGACGAATGGGGCGCACAGACGGGGATCATCGTCACCGTCGCCAGCTTCTTCGCCGGGATACTGCTCATCGGCATCATCG
This Alistipes onderdonkii DNA region includes the following protein-coding sequences:
- a CDS encoding RagB/SusD family nutrient uptake outer membrane protein, which produces MKKITYILLSACFLLTSCEDFLNRDPDAKVGSGDYFTDEGSLLTYTNGFIQKYTPSAADLGYGDGYSDIMATEKSFTFLTNASWTPDLQSGWSISNWTPIYNINYFLVHMREAKGLSEATYNHYEGTARFWRAWQYFEKVKTFGAVPWYDEPIDPEDMVALYKPRDSREYVMERVLEDLDFACKHCYTSSEWINCARINRYIALAYKARVCLFEGTYRKYHSVDPSTGKAWEDKQASEKFLRECAEACEELMAAGVYSIVNNPANVKTQYRELFTQEAVNTTEVIWARQMSVGMTTFHDLTWRYTSGSYGQRWSLDQDFVKTYLNLDGSRHTATGEEFTTEVENRDYRLSQSIITPGYTKLVGGVSTATPPDFTVTLTGYQVIKFNIDDKAYESASVSYNSLPIMRYAEVLLNYAEAKAELGEFSDDIWNKTIKPLRERAGVDGKRPTSADPYLQQYYGLSDSDLLEIRRERAIELLLEGFRYNDLMRWHAGELLNKQWYGIYIPAMDTSYDLNGDGINDVCVISGEAGNEPGVTYIVLDDSKYSLENGTTGRLLYTVGRNFEEKRYLRPIPKTALNINPDLGQNYYWR
- a CDS encoding calcineurin-like phosphoesterase C-terminal domain-containing protein; translation: MKRYIFIIAALTALIFTGCSNDDDRPVKTPIDPLTDIYGVVTDNQGNRLQGIVVSDGYTCTATDENGVYQLTAGEFSYQVYLSIPAAYEVPMSEGLPCFWQKLTEGRKRYDFTLTPLAGGAENEFNLFCVADPQCQNTTNIARFNNETVPDIAAQVAASTLPCYGITLGDIGWNTENTDYTNDVFPLMKKAMQMDKVGLPLFQLMGNHDNKVIAVSKNDYTVAHDIAAQRNFEYIFGPVNYSFDRGNVHIVAMDNIIFPSHKDYSLGFRDDQVEWLRQDLSYVSKDKMVIFCVHIPMRASNNQNVQAVLELLKPFAEVHIMSGHTHYAENNTYDSHYEHVHGAACGAWWHSTINTDGTPNGYAIYKVKGATIDNWVYKATGFDPDFQIRLYRGSDIFMEGYTPSYQFYYKGDDQIVANIWNADKDWKIEVYENGTKTGEMKPYESNATKRDAWASGYHCGVQGRAPGNYDRTNTSHLYYYTLQSSTASVEVRATDKFGQTYSQSKFTTGLAEDFPVGE
- a CDS encoding FN3 domain-containing metallophosphoesterase family protein; this translates as MKRLISILVALSVWGIACAQPSVRIAHGPYLQQVTDDGFTVVWTTTMDAASWVEVAPDDGSHFYAAERPKYYDSHIGKRRIGRLHRVRVEGLAPGTTYRYRIMQQGVLCDQGNKRVVLGEGYGSDILKHKPYTATTLDGRKEKTEFWVVNDIHAQDSIFRLLLEGVGKAKPDFVCFNGDMLSSMESEKQLFEGYLNSAAELLTPAGIPIFATRGNHENRGSFSPRFLDYFPTSTGEVYYTFRQGPAYFVVLDCGEDKPDSDIRYYGLSTTDAYREQEARWLKGVVESEEYRSAPLHIVVLHMIPGGKSSWHGEQELRRLLVPILNEASVDIMLCGHYHRYQWIDDGSRGTNFPILVNSNRDKLVVKADRRGIDIDVVNTGGEVIKRHRIDK
- a CDS encoding glycerophosphodiester phosphodiesterase family protein; translation: MKTSRLLTAFATAALLLGCAPGGQKAEGPYYIDIKDRTQLHEWFRYSPERPVVISGHRGGMVTGFPENCIESFEKTLTMMPSFFEIDPRMTKDSVIVLMHDATIDRTTTGTGKVSDYTYAELQQFFLKDREGNVTTYKIPTLEECIAWSQGKTILNLDIKDVPLEVMSQFINRLAPANVMYTVRNAKQARTYLDRDPQAMFSCWCKNMKEFNEYVGERIPWSQVMAYVGTMMLPDQQELYDNLHRNGVMCMISLAPTHDRRATDAQKIQGYELEIPTGCDVIETDYPYLFQNLNLNRK
- a CDS encoding HAD-IIA family hydrolase produces the protein MAAFEKYRSVYTHDELMEHLRRIRHVALDMDGTIYMGMSLFPYTKPFLAGLKEMGIGYSFLTNNPSKSIADYLHKLDVLGIRATRDEMYTTALATIDYIREHYPAAKRLFLLGTPSMISEFEAAGFESAADSADDVPDVVVAAFDMTLQYDRLCRAAWWVSQGVPYIATNPDRVCPTDQPTVLVDCGSICACIEHATGRRPDITLGKPDPNMLSGILSRHGLQPDQIAMVGDRIYTDVAMAHNAKAMGVLVLSGETTLDVADKADPQPHITADSIEVLGALIREAHSK